The following is a genomic window from Campylobacter lari subsp. lari.
AAAAAATTTACCTATTCGTCATTGTATTAGAGATACTTTAGGTTGGCAAATGCCAGGTGATTTTGATGTGTATTTAAAAAATGCAAAAAAAATATTTTATAAGAATGCTTTTGGTAGCTTAGAATTAGCCAATTTTTTAAAGCAAAATTATTATGAAAGTATAGAATTTTGCGGTCTTGTTTCACATATTTGTGTATTTAGCAATATTATTTTCGCTCAAAGCGCTAGTATCAACTCAAAAATTATATTACATAAAAATGCAACAGCGAGTTTTAGTAAGTCTTTGGAAAATAGTGCATATGAAATTTTGCAAGCTTATGGCATAGAACTTTTATAAAATGCAAGGATATATTTTACACACTCAGAGTGTAAAAGATGAGGACTTAATCGTTTATCTTTTAAGTGCTAAAAAAGTTATTAAAAGTTATAGATTTTATGGCATGCGTCATTCTAATATACTAAGTGGGTATAAGATCGATTTTGAGCTTGAAGAAAGTTCGAGATTTTTACCACGTTTAAAAGATGTTTTACATATTGGTTTTTCTTGGATTTTAGATAGAGAGAGAATGTTTTTTTGGCAGGAGTTTATTAGACTTTTTTATTTGCATTTAAAAGATGTTGAAGAGATCGATAGTTTTTATTTTGAACTTTTAGAAGACTGTGCTAAGCGTTTTGAAAAGCAAGATTGCAAGCGTGTTATAGTGGATGCTTATTTAAAAATTTTAGATTTTGAAGGGCGTTTGCATAAAAGTTTTGTATGTTTTTATTGTGATGAGTATATTCAAAAAAATGTTGTACTAATAAGAGCTTTTTTGCCCGCTCATAAAAAATGCGCTTTTGGTTACGAGTTTAATGCTAAAGATCTTGTAAAATTATATAGGAGTTTTAATTCATCGCATTTTAGCGATGAATATATTGATAATTTATATAAAATTATCAAAGAGGGTTTTTAAGGGTAATATCATACATCATAATGACTTCTTGTCTCAATCTTGCAATGATATTTGCACTATCTTTGTGTATATTTTTTGTGATAGTATCTTGGCTATTTTTAATATTTTCAAGCAAATTTTCAAGTTCTTTTTGAGAGTTTTGTAAACAAGTTTTTATACATTTTGGTTGGGTTTGTTGTAAAACTTGCTCGAAATTTAAACTTTGATTGTTAAGCTTTGAAGCATGTGC
Proteins encoded in this region:
- a CDS encoding cysteine hydrolase family protein; the encoded protein is MAKLLVVVDYQNDFIDGSLGFEEAAKIKDNILALLKNHQGDIVFTYDTHDENYLKTQEGKNLPIRHCIRDTLGWQMPGDFDVYLKNAKKIFYKNAFGSLELANFLKQNYYESIEFCGLVSHICVFSNIIFAQSASINSKIILHKNATASFSKSLENSAYEILQAYGIELL
- the recO gene encoding recombination protein RecO, with translation MQGYILHTQSVKDEDLIVYLLSAKKVIKSYRFYGMRHSNILSGYKIDFELEESSRFLPRLKDVLHIGFSWILDRERMFFWQEFIRLFYLHLKDVEEIDSFYFELLEDCAKRFEKQDCKRVIVDAYLKILDFEGRLHKSFVCFYCDEYIQKNVVLIRAFLPAHKKCAFGYEFNAKDLVKLYRSFNSSHFSDEYIDNLYKIIKEGF